In Carassius auratus strain Wakin chromosome 49, ASM336829v1, whole genome shotgun sequence, one DNA window encodes the following:
- the LOC113066067 gene encoding suppressor of cytokine signaling 6-like gives MKKISLKTIRKSLNIKGKEDGDFVMLQQPSLAADFTKDDSLFGGCYTKGLVGCDLNGEDEKGHKNRSKSESLMGTLKRRLSNKQKAKVKGGSTAVGSGDDDDTFSSSSVPISFNEVKAQRPLRSSSLRSHHYSPSPWPFRPVGSEEACIKMEVKVKAMVHSPSPSPSLNGIRKEFHDIQLEGLFQDQSESLKDMETQSGNLHLNIEDHVPIGLTPQDYIQYTMPLDEGMYTDSSKSFCLDGPSPMEVVDQVESNLLHVDQGPDDHDLMPSDILMEQAVNGHLPGTPAMVLSNSRADTPLFSPSLSPLSSNDISRTLSGFSGADSHVVERVRHHLNFDPNSAPGVSRVYDSFQSSGPMVVTSLTEELKKLAKQGWYWGPITRWEAEEKLINLPDGSFLVRDSSDDRYLLSLSFRSQGKTLHTRIEHSNGRFSFYEQPDVEGHTSIVDLIEHSIKDSENGAFCYSRSRLPGSAMYPVRLTNPVSRFMQVRSLQYLCRFVIRQYTRIDLIQKLPLPNKMKDYLQEKHY, from the coding sequence ATGAAGAAGATCAGTCTGAAGACGATCAGAAAGTCACTTAACATAAAGGGCAAAGAAGATGGGGATTTCGTCATGCTCCAGCAGCCATCAttagcagctgatttcaccaagGATGACTCTCTCTTCGGGGGCTGTTACACCAAAGGGCTGGTAGGTTGTGATCTTAATGGGGAGGATGAGAAGGGTCATAAGAACCGATCGAAAAGCGAGAGTCTAATGGGCACTCTAAAGAGGAGACTGTCTAACAAACAGAAAGCGAAAGTCAAAGGAGGATCCACAGCAGTGGGCTCTGGAGATGATGATGATACCTTCTCTTCTTCATCAGTCCCCATAAGCTTTAATGAAGTCAAAGCTCAGCGGCCCTTAAGGTCCTCGTCCCTCCGAAGCCATCATTACAGCCCTTCTCCATGGCCTTTCCGGCCAGTAGGCTCTGAAGAGGCTTGCATCAAGATGGAGGTGAAGGTCAAAGCTATGGTCCACTCCCCCAGTCCCAGTCCCTCCCTCAATGGAATCAGAAAGGAGTTCCATGACATTCAATTAGAAGGTCTGTTCCAggatcagagcgaatctttgaaGGACATGGAGACTCAGAGTGGCAACTTGCATTTGAACATTGAGGATCACGTGCCTATTGGACTCACACCTCAGGACTACATCCAGTACACAATGCCTTTAGATGAGGGAATGTACACCGATTCATCCAAGTCCTTCTGCTTGGATGGTCCCTCGCCAATGGAAGTGGTTGATCAGGTCGAATCGAACTTGTTGCATGTGGATCAGGGCCCGGATGACCATGATCTCATGCCATCAGACATTCTCATGGAGCAGGCGGTGAACGGACATCTTCCTGGTACTCCGGCGATGGTCCTTTCCAACTCCAGAGCCGACACACCTTTATTTTCTCCCTCCCTGTCACCTCTTTCCAGCAACGATATTTCAAGGACCCTCTCCGGGTTCAGTGGTGCAGACTCTCATGTTGTCGAGAGAGTGAGGCACCACCTGAACTTTGACCCTAATTCCGCTCCCGGTGTTAGCAGAGTGTACGATTCTTTCCAAAGCAGTGGACCCATGGTTGTAACAAGCCTTACAGAGGAACTTAAAAAACTGGCCAAGCAGGGTTGGTATTGGGGACCTATAACTCGATGGGAGGCCGAGGAGAAGCTCATCAACCTTCCAGATGGCTCTTTTTTGGTGAGGGACAGTTCAGACGATCGCTATCTCCTCAGCCTGAGCTTTCGGTCACAGGGAAAGACGCTTCACACCAGGATCGAACACTCGAATGGCAGATTCAGCTTTTACGAGCAGCCCGACGTAGAAGGTCACACTTCCATTGTAGATCTCATAGAGCACTCTATAAAAGACTCTGAAAATGGCGCATTCTGTTATTCCAGATCCCGTCTGCCGGGGTCTGCCATGTACCCCGTTCGGCTGACCAATCCTGTGTCACGGTTCATGCAAGTGCGTTCGCTGCAATATCTTTGCCGCTTTGTCATAAGACAGTATACGCGGATAGATTTGATTCAGAAACTGCCTTTACCAAACAAAATGAAAGATTATTTGCAGGAGAAGCACTACTGA